From the genome of Nymphalis io chromosome 26, ilAglIoxx1.1, whole genome shotgun sequence:
TTATGTcacgtaaaatatattcaattgtataaattaaaaactcccAGCTTCTTATTTTCCTTAGTATGTACCACCGATTGGATATGTAttacgaatatataaataaatgtatgaggTTACACATTTCCACCATTTAAATAAGGCACGAGTATCGTGTCTATATATAGAATtgcattattttatagattaggtaggcggacgagcaaatgggccacctgatggtaagtggtcaccaacgcccatagacgttgacattgaaagaaatgttaaccatcgcttacatcgccaatgcgccaccaaccttgggaactaaaatgtcacGTACCATGTGCCTGTACATTGGCTCACTTACTCTTTTAACCTAAACataacagtaccaagtactgctgtattgctgtagaatatctgatgagagggtgggaCCTACCCATATGAGACTTCACAAAGATCTACCAGCAGTGAATGGTTAAATAGAATTATCATAAGGATGATAGTTGCGtaattcatttgtaaatagcttaataaaatatataagtcttACACTAGATCTGCATCCCATTCCTtcgcaatataaaaaatatatttgaatttgaaatcaccttttataatacaatatcttaaattttaataaaacgttaaagaaagtatttcttatttcagtactttgtttaaatattacaaacctTCGCCGTGCAAGCATTGCCGACGCACTGAAATTAAACAGACGATTGATAGATTGCTTTagcattcaatttattataatatatactaatattataaatgcgaaagtaactctgtatgtctgttatgCTTCTACGGCTAAACCATTGAACTGGTTAAGATGAAATTTAGAGCAAGCTTGCATACGAGGGAAGGACATACCCCTAACGCAGGCAAAGTCGCGGCaaactagtttaaaataaaatcacttacCGATGCTGCGCAGTTTTTTCCAgtacactaaaataataaaatataattcttactaatataaatgcaatattataagactgttttttgtttgtttatgtatttatttgtttttttcttacacTTTTATGTCTTGACTACTCACTtgatcataatgaaattttgcatacatgttgtcaGGGCAACAATAAAGTTCATAGGGTACGAAACACCCTCCTTCCCTTTTAGAAGTTTAATTAGAATTTTGCTAATAGCAAAAATGACCGCAACAGGatcgctttaatttttttttaaatttgtaacagCAACGTATACGAACAAATGGAAAACCTTTAGTGTCGTTCTGTAAGAACGCATTTCGTatctcacccgtgaaatatttaaaaccgaCTTCCGGTGATACGCTATAATTTACTCGCGGTCACGTCTGGCCGAGCTTTGTGATTCAAATGTGACTTGACCGtgtaatattgaattataagtatattatattttagaaactatttaaatgaaatataatttcaaacttACATTCGCGTTACATGCATCTCCATTACACTGAAAATGGTtacaatacagtacagtaccagcctgtgaatgtctcactgctgggctaaggtcttgtctccgtttttgaggagaaggtttggagcttattccacgctgtaccagtacgggttggtggaatacacatgtggcagaatttctgtgaaattagacacatgcaggtttcctcgcgatgttttccttcaccgtctaacacaagatgaattataatcagaaattaagcacatgaaaaattagtggtgcttacccgggtttgaacccacgatcatcggttaagattcacgcattcttgccattaggccatctcgcctAAAATTGGcgaaaatggttaatatttaaatattagattattataacaatacatacatacatacacttgTGTTACTGTGATGTGCGTAATGACTATTTTGTGTGtgcaaacaaatattaatttggacATGTGAGTTCGTTTTAATTTTGGGCAatctatattaatgttattaatgtaaaaGTCTGTCCGTCTATCTTCCTGTTACGCTTTTATGGTTAAACCACATAACCGATTTTAATAAGTTTGGAATTAAATTGGAAGTGACTAAACTCTTTCTATAGAACATCTTCATTGTTAACCATCAAACAATTCTTGACAGCAAAATATATCTCtagttagtatataaataactagtaagaaattgtttttaagtataaaactaattaaataaaaataatttaccacGGCAACAGTATTATCTCCATTCGTctgaaattcaatttaattatgaaataacatTAAGGTTTCGATTGACGCTAAGGCTTCGTGTACCTGGTGCCGCGTCACCGGCATTTACCTGCAGGTTTATAGCAGGATAGCATTTCTCAAAGACCGAATTCCTCGTATTGTTCATCATTATACCAGACAAAAGACGATATTAAAGTCTTTTTAGGCTTTTTGTGAAAGATGTTTTTCAAACCGTAGACTGTCAAGTCTTTCCACGGATATGCACCCCAAACCGATATGTGTGTCCTATGTCAATAATGGTTCATATATGTACACACAGCTTAATACTTATTCAAGTatagataaaaatttataattttaattaataacataaagaaCAACTTCTTACTTTTGCAGAACAAGCGTTGCCTCTGCACTAAAAtagagaagaaaaaaaaattatttcattgtacgtgtgttcttttttatttgtatttattaaaactgaGTTATAATAATTACGTCTCCATTGGCAAACATTCCTGAGGCCTGGAAAATAAGAACAACGGttatctttgtttaatataaagaagAAATAGATGAGAGCAAAATTCCTACTTGCAAATTACAGGCATGTCCTTCgcactgaaaattaaaaatacattacgtgttattttatttaatacgaaaatataaatatatttctgtcaATAATAATGTCTGTAATACAGAGAGTTGTTATATCATATAAAcctatcgttttattcgttgtttctgtgtatagtatgtatttatattatatacttgtaactttgtatgtattgataatataatttgtttattgatatataatacgtgaattttatatttacatttgtttatttgttttgttttaattaaatattaatattattttatttataccatcACCTACCCCATCCTAtcagttattacttacaccgttggttgagtgaaagagatcgctatgtagcgataaagtcgccataattatacttttatttaggcagtaCAGAGTACAGtacagttttgtatttttcttcttgtggtgtacaataaaagtataaagtaagtatAAACTGTTCATCTGATGAACAGATGCCAGacataaggaatggttaatattttttacgtcgccaatatctatgggcagtgttgaccacttaccatcagctggtcCATTTGCCCGTTTTTGAAATCACAATCCGATACTTTAATTCCATTTATTGTATAGATTCATTTCATTAcaacctttataataaaaacaaattctttATTGTTGCTAGCAACAATAAAGAATAACAaaagtaatcattattatatttaacttaacaaacattaaaataataaaaaaaatactaaactagttaaatatattttagcttaCCACTGACTTACAAGATTTTCCATCACACTGAAAAATAGCATTAacgtaatattatgttattaaaaaacaaacaaaaactttaCGCCAAACTTAaggtattatttgttataataatagtaaaagccTTTAAATGCACcactaatgtaatatattatttaatagctcGATAAACTTATTACCTCGTAATAATCTAGTGATTAGATATgcggccgcagatcccgaggtcctaggtTGAAAACCCCAGGTCGGACGAATtgaaagttattggttttttttagaaaaaaatatcaatagcagcctgaagtctggaagttggaagtgtgtacaatcccgtaTACAAGCACGTaaagtcctgcgcctgaacttttttcggtcgtgtcggattgccgtcccattggattatgagagtgagggaaaagagagtgcacctgtgtttgcacacacacttgtgcacataATATGTCTTGTCGTAGTCTCCCTTGCGATTGGCCTTCGTTGTTAAAATCAGGCATCATTATCAATAATTCAAAAGCAAAGTCTGAAAAATTAACACGGTTCAAAATTGAGACTAAAATTCTGCATAATTTCAAGCGCATAAAGGCTTACTAATAAATATCACATgtcgatggcagcaaagtagatacggacatctgcatttttgtgaaaatgctttttttccaaaaataagCCTTATCTACAAgtctgtattaaatttttaaaatttttgtaagtaattaaaattatctggtacgtaaatgaatacatctacactggaatttttaaaaacagtatGATCTGTGGATAAGATGATTGAAACGCAAACAAAGACATCAGTCACTTGTCACACTCTTGCGCGTACGCGTTTACGCGGGTAATGTGGGTACGCAGTTAAGCTATCACACTTTttgttaaaactatattatttatagcactCTACATTTacgtattcttaaaatattagtttctatcAAGGTACCTaccatgatttttacaaaaatattaatcacgGTAGCGTAGGAGAATCAACAGCTGTTGACGACGCCGAATTTGAAGAATAACTTAGTTTATTCGGACCGCATCGTTAACgtttttatctctttttttcctattagaaataatttgaacgtgataataattattgagtaaTCAAATAGGCTTATACTATGGTGTAAATACTTTAAATGCACTTAAACTCTTAAAAGTGCCATCATATATAGTTCTCGCGGAAACAAAATTTGAATGCTTTTGATTACTACATTgacaatgataaaataaaggAAGTAAATCAAATTCGCGACCTTGGGTTCTAGGCTTATTCAAGTTGCGAGTACCCTCTAGGCTCCCTCGCAGCTCAATCATCGAGATTATGTAAAGTGATAAATGCTTGCAATGATCAAATCGATCTCCATTATGATTCCCTCACTAAGTTGACATCAACTTGTACCGGCTTATCTTACTatgattagtaaaataaaaacctttataaGACACTTTTTcggatatacatatttttgtcatatatttttttcgggTCTCGGATATTCttctattgttgtaattaagttttagtttatgtatatttagtgTTACATAAATTTCCAGTAGCtacttttttctatttatgtttAACTACAAGCGGTGTTTACCTATAAATCGTTGTTACgctattctatgtatatatatatatttttaaatatattaagtgttatattcagtatatacaactgttggtaaactttaataaaaaaatagtatcaaGCTGCAACCAATAAGAGCAaagcatcaataaaaatattgctgaAACGAGGAAAACGTATTTCTTTCGAGAGCTTCCGTTGCACTGCGTGTGAAAACGGATAAGGTTAAGCAACAATCACGTATGCcagaattgatttttttaaaaaagttaaaaaatacgtCCACGATATCATGTCTATCATTTAAGGATGACTCATTACAAccttttttttatggtaatcaaataagttctaaaataatccattatttgcGTAGATTTTCTTCTGattgtattgttaaatttataattattatcgttttattaatagttagttaatcataagtacttattttgtaaatacagatTTATCCTTCAGTTACTATAttcagttttaataatttcaaacttaCATTCGCGTGACATGCATCTCCCTTACACTGAAAATGGTtacaatacagtacagtaccagcctgtgaatgtcccactgctgagctaaggcctcctctttctttttgaggagaaggtttggagcttattccaacacgctgctcgaatgcgggttggtggaatacacatgtggcagaatttcagtgaaattagacacatgcaggttccctcacgattttttccttcaccgtcaaacacaagatgaattataatcgtatctgcctgttacgcttttatGCTTAAACCACCTAACTGATTTTGATAAGTTTGGAATTAAGTTGGAAGTGACTAAACTCTTTCTATAGAACATCTTCATTGTTAATCATCAAACAATTCTTGACAGCAAAATATATCTCtagttagtatataaataactagtaagaaattgtttttaagtataaaactaattaaataaaaataatttaccacGGCAACAGTATTATCTCCATTCGCctgaaattcaatttaattattaaggtTTCTATTGACGCTAAGGCTTCGTGTACCTGGTGCCGCGTCACCGGCATTTAACTGCAGGTTTATAGCAGGATAGCATTTCTCAAAGATCGAATTCCTCGTATTGGTCAAAATTACACCAGACGATATTAAAATCTGTTTTTGCTTTGTGTGAAAGATGTTTTTAAAACCGTGGACTGTCAAGTCTCTCCGCGGATATGCAGCCCAAACCGATATGTGAGTCCTTTGTCAATAATGGTTGATATATGTACACACAGCTTAATATCATGTTAATTAATTGCATAAAGAACAACTTCTTACTTTTGCAGAACAAATGTTGCCTTcgcactaaaataaaaaaaaaaaaaaaattatttcattgtacgtttgttcttttttatttgcatttgttaAGACTGAGGTATAATAATTACGTTTCCATTGGCAAACATTCCTGAGGCCTGGAAAATAAGAACAAcggttatatttgtttaatataaagaagAAATAGATGAGAGCAAAATTCCTACTTGCGAATTACAGGTACTTCCTTCgcactgaaaattaaaaatacattacgtgttattttatttaatacgaaaatataaatatatttctgtcaATAATAATGTCTGTAATATAGAGAGTTGTTATATCATAGAAAcctatcgttttattcgttgtttctgtatatagtatgtattaggtccttacatatgaaattagcgttttgtcgtactgaccactttgatctgaaatatatcCTCTTTGGTAAAGAagtccaaattcaaatttataaattcatttagctggtacatttgagttttgaaaacaattattcatatgttttttcctcaaaatttttttctttggcgtcgcttattaccgcacaatggaaaacatgaaatatcggtatatttacgagtaagaGTTCTatcgtggcaccagtgctgcagaaacagctcgaaggataaATGATGTGTACAgtgctggtgtcgcaaaagaaagcacgttacgtttttggtttcaaagtTTTCGTTCCGgtaatttcgaccttcagaaccaaccccggaTGGaatggacggccggagaccaaagttcATTTTctatgaagaattaaaggctattgtggaagaggatccatcacaaagtacttcagagatagctgcaggcttcggggtaagtaataaaactgtattaatccacttgaagcaaattgggaaagtaaaaaaacttgaacgatgggtacctcatgaattgagtgaatcgaacttgcaaacacgcgtcgattgctgtgttactttgctcaaccgacataataatgaagggattttgaatagaatcattacttgtgataaaaagtggatgttgtacgataatcggaagcgctcgtcacaATGTCTGAACCTAGGAAACCCAGACAAATCCTgacctaaacgaaaattgactcagaaaaagttacttgtgagtgtttggtggactaccaccggtgtcgttcactacagctttctaaaatctagcCAAAcaattacggcagatatctattgtcagcaagtGCAAACCGTAAAGGTAGagctagctgctaaacaaccgagattggtcaatcgctctaggccactgctgcttcacgacaacgcaagaccacacactgcacaacaaacaaccactaagttagatgagctacaattggaatgtctgcgacatcttccgtactccccggaccttgctctaacagattaccattttttccggaagtTGGACTACTTCATAccaggaaaaaaattcaactccgatgcggcagtccaaaccgccttcaaagagctTATCGATTCTCGCCCCCACATTTtctttagtaaagggatcaatgaactacctatgagatggcaaaagtacaTAGATAATAACGgtacatactttgattaattaaatatattttacatatattttcatatgtaaggtaagcctaatattaatattatatacttgtaactttgtgtgtattgataatataatttgtttattgatatataatacgtgtattttatatttacatttgtttattagttttattttaattaaatataattattattttatttataccaccacctacccATCCTAtcagttattacttacaccgttggttgagTGAAAGAGATCGGTGattatctggtggtaggatgctaacattcgcctggcttgttaccaccgtacgcatggtgaaaaactcgtgaagtggcttgcagccgcgtttcgaggtcagccagcgtacagccagagcccgggcgagtattgccgcgatgggtgttggtccaattggagacggctgttgaaccaatgccgggggaaactgtattgacctgccggacagggagacccgaagaaacggctgttccgctggccgcccgtggcatagtacaggggcccgagcgtgcctaaccagctcgtgaggctgccccaccaggccacgcataatctcggggtggaccgtcgtgccggttggtgaccggtaggtggggtcccggcggccacttccgagggggttcgggggcccttccgtcagtcgggtcagtgtatttttccttttggcaaccacttggggtaacacgcctccacactttgcccatccctatcgtggcaatacatcgctcgcttcacgtctcttttccattttatttttcccaaatggcgcaacaaaacagaaataacggtcgtacagcggtgcacacccccaccataccctcgctgtttgaggtcgagttctctaacatccgtggactccacattaacctcaacgctgtccaccaccatctcgagacagcacggccagcaatgttgtttctcacggagacacaaatactccgtcctgccgataccagctaccttaattatcccggctacacgcttgaagaatccttcaaagcgaaagccggagtacgcttgttcgtcaggacggatgtttgctgtcaccgactgcgctgcttggaggacccctccttctccatgtaggtggtacgtgtggacctggttcgtcagagccgagtctacgtgtgcctctacagatcccacaatggtgacttggagacaagccgattatttgaccatcttagtcgggtggcagatgttgcgcaagagcaatttcctaacgcggaattggtgtttttgggcgattttaatgctcaccacgaatcctggttgaaatccctcaaaactgaccatgctggaaggactgctcatgcttttgctctcacacatgacttgacccaactggttgatcagcccaccaggatcccagacattgatgggcaagcaccttctctactggaccttctgctgacttctcacccggtggaatatcaggttgtggttcaggctcctcttggctcttcggatcacagccttatttctaccagagtgccacagccGCTCataagctgccgccactagcggtatgcaaacgtcgcgtttggcactataagtcggcggattgggacggtatgcgcgattactatgcgtcggtcccttggaagaaacgttgcttcagtgggaatgacccgacagctagtgccgctgctgttgctggcgagatcatgctgggaatggaatacttcattcctagctcagatctcgtcagtaggagtacgcgtaaccgttggttcactcgtgaatgtgccgatgctgtatcatctaagcaggcggcatatcgcaagtggatcaacggctgcattagcggggcatctaacattgactcactgaaagcaaactataataaaaattccaagtcctgtagaaaggcatacacgagagcggatgcacagcgcattgtacagattggtcatgaccttgtttcgcatcctaggggctcccgtagcttctggcgtctgaccaagtctgtgcaaaacaatttctgccaaccttcgctgccaccgctcagaaatccggacggatcgctagctcacagtccgcaagagcaagctgatctcctggctaaactctttgccgacaattccgtcatcgatgattgtagtgcactgccacctacaatacctgcatgtggccatacgatgcctgacattaaaatcaggcaacgtgatgtgcgtgcggagctgcaatcacttgatgtacggaaagctagcggtcccgatggaataccagccatagtgctgaagaagtgcgcagcggagctgtctcctgtattaacgcgcctgttccaactttctctctcttcgggaagtgtgccggaggcttggagaagagctaatgtgcatgcagttcccaaaaaaggggatcggtctgacccggcaaattatcggccaatagctatcacctcagtactttgtaaggtgatggaacggattttaaacaacctactgatccattacctagaagatcactctttaattaatgatcgtcaatacgggtttcgaccaaaacgatccacaggtgatcttctagcgtacgtaacgcacctctggggtgaagctatcgacaagcatagagaatcgttggttgtcagcctcgatatctccaaggctttcgacagggtctggcacagaagtcttctctccaagctgccggcatatggtctgcctgctcagctatgcacctggattgccagcttcctacacaagcgtagccttcgtgttttagttgatggttgcgcttcacaattctatgtagtgaatgctggggtcccccagggatctgtgctatctcccacactctttcttttgcatatcaatgatatgctctctcttgggaacatacattgctatgcagacgatagtacagtgcatggtggataccacggacgcgcagtggctgggcgagcggaaattgaggagaggcggaaggatcttgtcattgaactcgataggacgttagagctcatcgccatatggggctctgataatcttgttgagtttaatgccaagaaaacacaggtatgcgctctcacggcgaaaaagtcaacattttcccctcttccctccctctgtggtactccgctggtgatgcaaagcaaaatcgccatgctggggattgacgttggctgcgaccttagtccaagggattacttcgaggctgttataaaaacagcttcacggaaactcggagttctgaacaaggtgcggcgctttttcacgccacaacaactgtgcctgctgtacaaaacacaggtacggtcttgcgtggaatattgctcgcacctttgggatggctccgctaagtacctacttgaggccttggaccggttgcagcgacgtgccgtacgcattattggcgacgtaaaggtcacaaacacccttgaatcttgaaacaattgcgtcgtgagatagcagcactgagcgctttctatcgactgtatcacggcgagtgctctgaggaattattctctctaattcctgcttcccccttccttcttaagtccacgcgagctggttctcgatgccaccgcctaactgtgacatcaattccatcgcgaacaaagaaatttggcaactcctttctttgtcgcacttccaaaaaatggaattccttaccagctcacgtgttcccctcctcttacaacccgggttccttcaaacgtggcgtgaagaggcatcttgcgggccggcaaggcgaaggcggctagtgcagaacattcttcccgtctgtactagccgtcgtcgcgtttggactccactacatcaggtggagtggagtcatttgctttcccggtatatatactttttttttttttggcgtttggactctactaccacttaccatcaggtggagtagagtcatttgccctcccggcgaatatatataaaaaaaaatcgctatgTAGCgctaaggtcgccataattatacttttatttaggcagtacagagagttttgtatttttctctttgtggtgtacaatgaaagtataaagtaagtatAAACTGTTCATCTGATGAACAGATGCCAgacgtaaggaatggttaatattttttatgtcgccaatatctatgggcagtgTTCACCACTTACTATCAGCTGGTCCATTTGCGCGTTTTTGAAAGCACAATCcgatactttaattttatttattgtatagattCATTTCATTAcaacctttaaaataaatacaaaatgttgCTAGCAACAATAAAGAATAACAACACAAATGAACTACGTTACTGAATTAGGTAAACTAGGATTTTATCAATTATCTACGCccttttattatcttaaaataatttttaaatcactaTAGGTATtcctaatttaaaaagttaccacaattaaataagttttaacttACCCCTGATTTACAAGTTTTTCCATCACACTGAAAATTagcattaacataatattatattattaaaaaaattaaaaattaaaaacaagagtctggaagttggaagtgtatacaatCCCAAGTACAAGCACAAGCACGTAAACTCCTGCgcccgaactctttccggtcgtgtcggattgccgtcccacgGGATTATGAGAGGGAAAAGAAAGTGCGCCTGTGtctgcacacacacttgtgcactataatatgtctcgTTGTAGCCTCCCTTGAGATTGATTGCCGTTGCCAAAATCTGTCTGTCGTCCtcatcaataatttaaaagcacAGTCATTAACATGTTTCacatattaagaataaaattctgCATAATTTAAAGCGCATATAGGAATCCCAATAAATATCGCATATGGTGCCTATTTAAATAACAGTCATAATTACCTTCGAAACGCAAATTGCACCTGTACACTGTAAAAATCggttaaaataatcatatatcgtgtaatcaaaaataatacaacaaaattacgttggttgcctggaagagattgcTGTGTAGCAATAACGCCATCAAAGTTGTATGTTAATAaggttttatcaataataataataataatatcctgggacatttttcacacacggccatctgatcccaaattaagcttgtacaaagcttgtgcta
Proteins encoded in this window:
- the LOC126778536 gene encoding uncharacterized protein LOC126778536 isoform X13 translates to MSAKIYTVELIASVKIVWLPVSAPSVSQSQKENTQSHCVMVPNVTHCAMSTNVIHSVPEQCVIQSVRAIIVNQIVQVEFAFRSVMEKLVNQGVQVQFAFRSVMEKLVNQGAKEVPVIRKPQECLPMETAKATFVLQKRMEIILLPCVREMHVTRIVMENLVSQCAKDMPVICKPQECLPMETAEATLVLQKRMEIILLPCVMEMHVTRIVLEKTAQHRASAMLARRSATDTTVRKTITKRFESATPSSSSTWSSKLILWNNIHNKILNN